The DNA region CCGCTCGTCCCACATCGCCGCCGCCGCGCTGCTCGCCGCCCTCCTGGGCGGCTGCGGCGGCGCGGCGCCTCTCACCTTCGACCTCGCGGCGCTGCCGGCCGCGGGGCGGCCGATCGCGGCCGGCCGCTCGATCGCGGTCTCCGAGCCGGTGAGCATCCAGCCCTTCGAGGCCGACCGGATCATCGTCCGCGAGAACGGCGGCGCCCTGTCGTTCCTGGGCGGCGGCCAGTGGGCCGACCGGCTGCCGCGCCTGATCCAGACGCGGCTCATCCAGAGCCTGGAGAATTCCGGGCGGCTCCGCTCGGTGAGCCGGCCCGGCGACAAGGTCGTGGCCGACTACCAGCTGATCAGCGAGATCCGGGCCTTCGACGTGCAGTCCGGGACCGGCGAGGCGGTGGTCGACCTGTCGCTGAAGCTCGTGGCCGACGGCACCGGCAAGGTGGCGGCGGCGCGGATCTTCACGGCCCGCGTGCCGGTGTCCAAGATCGATGCCGGCAGCGGCGCCCGCGCCCTCGATCAGGCGCTGAGCATCGTGCTGGCCGACGTGGTGCGCTGGGTGAACAGCGGGCGGTGAGGCCGCCTCACTCCATCACGGCGGCCTTCATGATCACCACCATGGTGGCCCGGGCCGGGCCGTCCGTGCAGCGCACGAGGTGGGGCCGGTCGCAGCGGTAGCGCAGGGTCTCGCCGGCCCGCGCCCGCTGCACGACGCCGCCGATCTCGACCTCGAACGCCCCCTCGGTGACCGAGAGGGACTCCACCGAGCCGCGCTGGTGCGGGTCCGAGTCGAGGACGCCGCCCGGATCGGCCGTGACCTCGTACCATTGCAGCCACTCGATCGTCTTGAGCCAGCCGATGATCGCCAGCCGCACCTTCCCGTCCTCGGAGACGAGGATCGGGGTGTCGGCCCGGGAGGTCTTCTCGATGAACGGCTCCTCGTCGCCGGCCGCCAGCACCCGCTCGATCGACACGTCGAGGGCCTGGGACAGGCGCCAAATCGTCGCCAGCGTCGGGTTGGTCTCGTTGCGCTCGATCTGGCTGATGATCGACTTGGCCACGCCGGACTGCTCGGCGAGTTCCGAGAGCGACAGGTTGTAGGCCTTGCGCAACCGCTGGATGGTCTTGCCGAGCTGGCCGGAGAGCACCTGCGCGCCGGTCAGCAGGTCGCGCCCGCGCGCCCGGTCGGGCCGTTCCGCCTGATCCTGCATCGTCCCCGATCCGCCTGCACCGTTCCGTTATCCGAACGATCGTGCGCTTCTTCAAACGCAATCGCCGCCCGGTTGCAAGGCGGCGGGCGGCGTGCGCACCGGAAAGCGCCAGCCGTGATCGGCCCGTGATCGGCCCGTGATCGGCCCGGGGCCGGCCTAGGACCAGACGGCGTGGAAGTGGTGGACCGGCCCGTGCCCCGTCCCGACCGCGAGGCTGTCCGCCGCCGCGAGGGCGGCCGTGAGGTAGGCCTTGGCCTCCGCCACCGCCTCCGGCAGCGCCAGGCCCTGGGCGAGGCCCGCCGCCACCGCGGCCGAGAGGGTGCAGCCGGTGCCGTGGGTGTTGCGGGTCGCGATCCGCGGCGCCGACAGGGTCCGCAGGGCGCCGTCCGCCGTGACGAGGTGGTCGATGCTCTCGCGCCCCGTGCCGTGGCCGCCCTTGATCAGCACCGCCCGGGCGCCGAGGGTCACGAGCCGGCGCGCCTGGGCCACGATCGCCGCCGCGTCCGCGGCGACGGGCTCGCCGAGGAGCACCGCGGCCTCCGGCAGGTTGGGGGTGATCAGGTCGGCCCGCGGCAGCAGCCGCTCGCGCAGCGTCGCCACGGCGGCGTCGGTGATCAGCCGGTCGCCGCTGGTGGCGACCATCACCGGGTCGAGGACGACCGGGATCGACCCGGCGTGGCGCGCCAGGCCTTCGGCGACCGCGGCGATCACCGCGGTCTGCGACAGCATGCCGATCTTCACGGCCCTCACGGCGAGGTCGGAGAACACGCTGTCGATCTGCCGGGCGACGAATTCCGCCGGCACGTCGTGGATGCCCTGGACGCCGGTCGTGTTCTGCGCGGTCAGCGCCGTGATCACGCTGGCGCCGTAGACGCCCAGCGCCGAGAAGGTCTTGAGGTCCGCCTGGATGCCGGCGCCGCCGCCGGAATCCGAGCCCGCGATCGTGACCGCGATGGGCGCGGGGCCGCTCATCGGGCGCCGGCCCGCTCCGCCAGGGCGCCGTCGATCCGCGCGCGCAGGTCGCGGGCGCGCTGGCGCACCGACTCCGCGCCGAACAGCGCGGTGATGACCGCGACCCCGTCCGCCCCCGCGGCGACCACCGCGGCGGCGTTGTCGAGGCCGATCCCCGCGATGGCGCCGAGCGGCAGGCCGGCCCCGCGGGCGAGGCGGGCGCGGAAGGCGATGCTGGCGAAGCCGTCGAGGCCCACCGGCGGGTCGGGATTGTCCTTGCTGGTGGTGGCGAACACGCCGCCGATGCAGGCGTAGTCGACGGGCAGCCGGTACAGCTCGTCGGCCTGGGCGGGCTTCTTCAGGGTGAGGCCGATGATCGCGCCCTCCCCCAGGAGCCGGCGCGCGTCGGCCGGGTGGAGGTCGCCCTGGCCGAGATGCACCCCGTCGGCTCCGGCCGCGAGGGCGAGGTCGACGCGGTCGTTGACGAGGACCGGGACGCGGCCGTCCACCGCCGCCAGGATCGCCCGGATCCGCGCCAGGGCGGCGCGGGCATCGGCGATGTCCTTCTCGCGGTACTGGAGCAGGGTGCAGCCCCCCGCCACCGCCTCGGCGCCGAGCTCCGCCAGCCGCGCCCCGTCGGCGCCGCAGACGCCGACATCGAGGAGCCCGTAGAGGCGCAGGTCGACGGCCCGGCTGCCGGTCGCGGGGGAAGTCGCGGGGGAAGTCGCGCTCGCTGGCATCGCTGTCGTCGCTCGGTCCGCCTCGGCCGGCCCCGTGCCGGCCCTCCCGGGGCCCTGTTTGGGCAGGCCTCGCGGCGTTGGCAAGCGGCCGGTGGAAAGCGGTGCGTCGACGGGGCCTCCCGCTCCGTCGTACGGCGGCGTTGACGCGCGGCGATCCTGTCCCCCTATAGGTGGGATCCGCTACGGCGCAGCCCGGGGGACGGACGGTCGAGGAACGATGAAGGGTGCCGCGGCGCAGACGGACGCGCGCGGGGGGCAGGCCCCGCCGGAGCGCTCCTCCGTAGGCCTCGTCGCGGTGATCGTCGCCGCGACCAAGGGGGAGCCGCGCGCCCTGACGATCCGGGTCCCCGACCAGGCGCCCGGCCGCGGCGACGGCCTGCCGGCCGGCCCCCTCGTCCCCGAGCACGCGACGCTGGAGCGGGGCCTGCGCGCCTGGGTCGAGCGGCAGACGCACCAGCGCCTCGGCTACGTGGAGCAGCTCTACACCTTCGGCGACCGCGACCGCTCCGGCACGGCGACCGTGTCGGGGGTGCACTCGCTCTCGGTGGCCTACCTGGCGCTCGTCCGCGAGGAGCGGCCGGCGGGGATCGCCGAGGCCGCGTGGCAGAACTGGTACCGCTACCTGCCCTACGAGGATTTCCGGCAGGGGCGCCCGCGCCAGCTCGACGCCATCGAGGCGCGGCTCGCCGCCTGGGCGTCCGAGCCCGAGGACTGCGCCACGCGGACCCGCCGCCTCGACCGCCTCGGCCTGACCTTCGGCATGAACGGCGGCACGTGGAACGAGGAGCGCGTCCTGGAGCGCTACGAGCTGCTGTTCGAGGCCGGGCTGATCCCGGAGGCGCGGGGCAATCCCGGCCCGGCCCTGCCGAACGACCCGACCGGCGTCCCCATGGCGTTCGACCACCGGCGGGTGCTCGCGACCGCGATCGGCCGGCTCCGGGGCAAGATCAAGTACCGCCCGGTGGTGTTCGAGCTGATGCCGCCGGAATTCACCCTGCTGCAGCTGCAGAAGACCGTGGAGGCCCTGTCGGGAACGCAGCTGCACAAGCAGAATTTCCGGCGCCTCGTGGCCCAGCAGGGGCTGGTCGAGGAGACCGAGAGCGTCACCAGTGGCGCCGCCGGCCGACCGGCGCGGCTGGTGCGCTTCCGCCGGGAGGTGCTGCTGGAGCGCCCGGCCCCGGGCCTGCGGCTGCCGTCGCGGCGCGCGGGGTGACGGCGGCGGTCAGTCCCGCCGCGCGAGGGTGCCGAGCCCCCCACTCGCGTCGAGCGCGTCGACCGTCAGGGCGGCGGCCCGGCCGTCGCTCCCGATGGCGAAGCGGACGGCGGAGGGGCGGTCGGGCGCCTCCGCGTCCGGGAAGCTGAGGAAGAGGTCGCGGTCGAAGTGCCGAAGGGGGTAGCGGCGCGCGCCCGCGGGGCCGACCGTCAGCGTCAGGGCGCCGTCCGCCTCCGCCACCACGGCCTCGCCGACATAGGCGTTCGCGTAGCGCCCGACGTAGGCCGAGAGCGCCAGAGGCGCGGCGGGCGGCGCCGGCGGCGTGCCGTAGGCCGCCTTGTCGGCGGCGATGCCCGGCGCGAACAGGTTCTCGTAGGCCGCGCCCCAGGCCTGCACCCAGTCCCGGCCGACGCGGCCGTCGAAGACGAGGTCGGCGAAGCTGTCGGCCAGCCCTTCCGGCACGCCGGACGGGAAGGCGTTGGTCAGGACGAGGATCCCGAGACCGGCCTCCGGATGGATCGAGACGAGCGTCTGCGCCCCGGCGCTGAAGGCGCCCGCGTGGCCCCAGACGAGGCCGTGGCGGCCGTACTCGACGTTCCAGCCGAGGCCGTAGAAGGACGCGCCGCCGGTCACGGGGTTGCGGCCGCGGGCCATGAGCGGGACGTGCGTCTGCGCCAGGGCCGCGGCCGCGACGCGCTGCGCGCCCTCGAAGCGGCCGTTGCCGATCACGAGCCGCAGCCATCGCGCGAGGTCGCGGACGGGGCCGCTGACGCCGCCGGCCGGGGCCTGCGCGTCGGGGTTGCGCTCGACCGCGGCGGTCCAGACGCCACCGACCCGGACGTGGAGCGCCGCGCGGTCGGACCGGCTCAGGAACTCCGCGTGGGTCGTGCCGGTGGCGGTCATCCCGAGCGGCCGGAACAGCCGGTCCCGGGCCACCGCCTCCCAGGGCCGGCCGGTCGGCTTCGCGGCGGCGACCGCGCCCTCGGTGAAGCCGAAATTGCTGTAGGCGTATCCGGCGCGGAAGCTGGAGGCGGGCGGCGCGAGGCGCAGCCGGTGCAGGATCGCGTCGCGGCCGAAGCCGATGGCCTCCAGGTCGTCGCCGGCGGTCCCCGGCAGGCCGCTGCGATGGTTGAGGAAGTCGCGCACCGTGACCTGCGCGGTCGGGTAGGCCTCGCGCAGCTGGAAGGCGGGATCGAGATCCGCGACGCGCGAATCCCAGTCGACCACCCCGTCGCCCACCAGGGCCGCCACGATCGTCGCGGTCACGGGCTTGGACAGCGAGGCGATCTGGAAGACAGTGTCGGGGCCGACCGGCTCGGGCTTCCCGGCCTGCCTGAGGCCGTATCCCTTCAGGAGGAGCGTCTCGTCGCCGAGGACGACCGCGACCGCGAGGCCCGGCACCGCGCCCGCGTCGACGGCCCGCTGCGCCAGCGCCTCCAGCGCCGGCAGCTGCGCCTCGACCTGCGCCCGCGTGAGCGTCCCGGCGGACCCGGCTCCGGGCCCGGCCGCGATCAGGCCGAGGGCGAGGCACGCGCGGACGAGGCGCCGGCGCGATCGGGCCCGCTGCATGAGTCGTCGATCCTGTGCGGGAGAGCTCGGACCTTGAGAGTGGCATCGTCGGGCCGGCGAAATCAATCGCGCCGCCACGGGCCGCGCGCCGAATGCGCGAGCCGGCCCGACGGACACGGACGAAGACTGTTCGGGAGCCGGGCCTGACTAGCGGAACGGGTCGGCGTCGGGTGCCGGCTTCACGCCGTGGAGCATCCGGTACAGCGTCCATTCCTCGACGATCTTCCGCCCCGGAAGGGCGCAGAGCCCGACCGTGCCGCCATCGGGCAGCTTCGCGAGGATCGTCTGCCCGCCCATCGTCGCGCAGAAGGCCGAGGCCGGATTCTCCAGCGCGAGGGCCGGCCCCGATCCGGCAAGGGCGGTGCAGACCGCGAGCGCGCGGACAGGCCACGCGGCGGGCGCGCTCCACGGTCCGATCATGCGCGTCATGGGCCGCCCTGCCCTAACCGTAGGTGTGGTCGTCGGCCGGGAACCGCCCGGCCCGGACCTCGTCCGCGTAGGCCTTCACGGCGTCCTCGATGTGGGTCCGCAGGCTCCCGAACTGGCGAACGAATTTCGGGGTGCGCTCGGACAGGCCGAGCATGTCCTCCAGCACCAGGATCTGGCCGTCGCAGACCGCCGAGGCGCCGATGCCGATCGTGGCGGCGGTGACCTGGGGGGAGGTCGCGATCGCCCGCGCCACCGGCTCGACGATCCCCTCGAGCACGATCGCGAAGGCGCCGGCCTCCGAGATGGTGCGGGCATCCTCCAGGAGGCGGCGCTCGTCGTCGGGGGCCCGGCCCTGGACCTTGAAGCCGCCCATCGTGTTCACCGCCTGCGGGGTGAGGCCGATATGGCCCATCACCGGCACGCCGCGCTGGACCAGGAACGCCACCGTCTCGGCGAAATGGGCGCCGCCCTCCATCTTGATCGCGCCGGCGCCGGTCTCCTTGAGAACCCGGGAGGCGCTGAGGAAGGCCTGCTCCCGGCTCGCCTCGTAGGAGCCGAACGGCATGTCGACCACGACCAGCGCCTTCTGCGTGCCGCGGATCACCGCCTGGGCCTGGAGGATCATCATCTCCAGGGTCACGGGGATCGTCGATTCCATCCCGTGCATCACCATGCCGAGGGAATCGCCCACGAGGATGAAGTCGCAATAGGGGTCGACGATACCGGCCGTGTGGGCGTGGTAGGCGGTGAGCGCGATGATCTTGCGCCCCTCGGCCTTGCGCTTGCCGATATCGACCGCCCGGAGCCGTCGGGACTGCACGACCTGCGACATGGTTCAGACCTCATTCCGGCCATTCGGCACGCGGCGCGGGCCTCGTTCCGCGGCGTCTCTTACAATGCCCGGCGATGCGGGTCAGCGCCCCGCCTGCGGCTCGGCGCCCGCCTTCCAGTCCGGATCGACCGTCAGGTTCGCGGTCTCGTGCATCTCCTGCCAGCCCTCGACGCCCTCGGGGAACCAGCGCACGCCGGTATAGCCCTTCAGCACCAGCCGCTTGGCGGCGTTCCAGCTGCCCCAGCACTCGACGTGGCAGAACACCACGACGGGCTTCGCCGTGTCGCCCCCGGTCAGCGCCGCGACGCGGGCGTAGAAGAGCGCCTCGCGCGCCGGCGCCAGGGGCTCGGCACCGGCCTCCGGCATCCAGACGGCGCCTGGGATCGACGGATGCACCGGCAACCAGAGGCGGCCCTCCGGGAAGTTCGACGGCTTGCGGTCCGGCGCCGCCACGTCGAGCAGCACCGGCTTGTCGGGGCCGGCGATCAGGGCGGCGACGGCGTCGGCGTCGACCACCGCGGCGCCCTTGAGGGTCGGCGGCGTGTAGCCCTTCGGGGGCCCGGCGTAGAGCCCCTCCGGCTCGGGCACGTTGACCGGCGAATCGGCCGGCGCCGCGGCGAGGCAGAGGAGCGCGGCGCAGGCCGCCGCGGCCCGGCCGGTCAGGAGGAGGCGCCGCATGGTCAGTTCGTCGGGCTCGGCGCGGTGAAGCTGTGCTGCCACTGGCCGCCCTGGTTGTCGGAGGCCGCCACCTGGATCGGCTTGCCGTCCGGCTTGAACGCGAAGTTGATCACCGGGTTCGACGCGATCGAGATGTCGCCCGTCATGGTGAAGACCGTCCGGTCGCCCGCCGAGACGGTGAGCTTGTCGATGTAGCGCGCCGGCGTGTAGTCGCGGGTCACCTGGTTCATCTGCATGCCGGAGAAGTTCGGGTGGCGGATCATCAGCGTCGCCTCGACGGGCTTGCCGGCCGCCGTCTCGGCGAACTTCATGCGCATGTCGCCCATGCCCTTCATGGCCTCCTCGTCGCTCATCCCCATCGGGGCCGAGCAGCCGCCGGAGGCCTTCACGAACTGCTTGGCCTCGTAGAGCTTGCCGTCCGTCGTCTCCACCACGGCGTGCATGTCGGTGTAGTTGTTGACCCGCACGCGCAGCTTCAGCTCGGCCGGGTCGGCGGCCGGCCCGAACTCGAACTTGGCCGCGTAGGGCGCCGGGTTGTCGTCGATGATCAGCGAGACCGCCTTGATCTGCCCGTCCTTGGGCATGGTCAGGGTGATCGGCACCAGGGCGGCGTCGAGCGCCCGGGCGGGCGCCTCGATCTTCACGAGGCTGTCGGTCGGGGCGATCTGGCGGTCGCCGAAGATCGACTTGGCGATCTCCTGCCAGCGGGCCGCCCGCTCCTGATCGGTGTCGGAGGCGCCGGCCGCCCGCGCCGCGCCGGCGAGCGGTCCCGACAGGGCCGTCGTCGCCAGGACGAGGCCGAGGGCGAGGGTGGAGAAGGTCTGTCCGATGAAGGTCTGTCCGATCCTGTGCGTCATGGCGTGCCTCCCGATTGGCTTGGATATGGGGATCCTAAAAACCTATTCCCACTCGAGTTCCTGGTAGGCCACGGTGACGTTGCGGCCGTTGTAGGTGTCGAACAGGGCCCACTTGTCGCGCTGGTCCGCCGCGACGCTGGTCACGGCCTTCTCGATGGGCACGTCCTTGGCGATCGCCGCCCGGGTGCCGTCGCGCAGGGCGGTCAGGTAGCCGGAGAGGTCGGCGAGCGCCGGGGCGAGGTCGACCGCGACGGGGCCGTGGCCCGGGACGGCCCGGGCGGGACCCATGGCCTTCAGCCGCTCGATCTCGGCGAGCCAGCCCTTGAGGCTGCCGTCGAGGGAGGGGATCCGGTTCACGAACAGCAGGTCGGCGGGGAACAGCAGGCCGCTGCCGGAATCGATCATCGACAGGTCCGAGGTGGTGTGCGCCGGACCGTGCGCCGTGAAGGTCAGGCGCCGGTCGCCGAGGTCGATCTCGGCCGTGTCGGCGACGGTCATCGTCGGGTAGACCACCGGCCCGGTCCGGTCCTCGCCGAGCAGATCGACCAGCCGCTTGCGGTAGAACTCGCCCCGGGCCGCCAGGGCCTCGGTGAGCTTGGCGTGGCCGATGAAGACCGGCTTGTCCTGGACGAAGGCCCCTGCCCCGAAGACGTGGTCCGGGTGGACGTGGGTCAGAACCACGTGGGTGATCGGCTTGTCGGTGCGCTTGGCGATCTCGGCGCGCAGCCACTGGCCGTCGGCGAGGCTGCCGCCGGACTCGGTCACCACCACGCCGGTCCTGCCGACGAGGAAGCCGATATTGGCGATGGCGTCGGCGTTGTCGGGAGTGGCGTCGGCGATCAGGCCCTTGCGCACGTACAGGCCCGGCCCGACCTCCTCCATCGTGAAGCTCTCGGCGGCGCGGCCCAGCGTCGGCAGGCAGCACAGGCAGAGACCCGCGAAGAGGGCGTGCCGCCGCGTCGGCCCGGCGACCTGCGTCCGCGGATGGACGGCGGGTGCCGTCATGCCGAAACCTCCCGATCTTGCCCATTCTTGATTGTCTACCATTAAGTAGGTAGATTACCGGTCCGTCAAGGGGCCGCCGGGAGCCGGTCTCCGAAGCGGCCGCACGTTCGCGTGATTTCGTGCGATGATGGGGGCGAGTTTGGAGCGACGATCGCCGCGATGAGGGATACCCGCGCCGAGTTGCTGATGCAGGCCGAGACCCTGGTGCGGGGCCGCGGCTTCGCCGGCTTCAGCTACGCCGACCTCGCGGCGGCGGTGGGCATCCGCAAGGCGAGCATCCACCACCACTTCCCCACCAAGGTCGATCTCGGGGCCGCCCTGGTGGCGGCCTACGCGGCGCGCTACGCCGCGGCCCTGGAGGTGATCCGCCGGGACGTGCCGGACGGGCCCGGCCGGGTCGAGGCCTACGGGCGGCTCTATCTCGGCGGCGTCGAGCAGGGGCTCGGCTGCCTCTGCGTGGCGCTGGCCATCGAGGGCGAGGCCCTGCCCGAGCGCCTGCGCCGGGACATCGCGGCCTTCTTCGCGGACCATCTCGCGTGGCTGGAGGGCATCCTGCGCGCGGGCCAGGCCGACGGCAGCGTGCGCGGCGGCGCGGATCCTGCGGCGCTCGCCCGCTACGTCGTCGCCACCCTGGAGGGGGCGCTCCTGATGGAGCGCCTGTTCGCGAGCCCCGACGCCTTCCGGGGGACGCTGGCGGTGCTGGTCGACGGCCTCAGGCCGCAGTGAACCGGGCGTAGCCGTCCGCCCGCAGGCGGCAGGCCGGGCAGGTCCCGCAGCCGTAGCCCCAGGGATGCCGCTGCCCGCGCTCGCCGAGGTAGCAGGTGTGGCTCTCCTCGACGATCAGGTCGACCAGCGCCCGCCCGCCGAGGCTCTCGGCGAGTTCCCAGGTCTGCGCCTTGTCGAGCCACATCAGCGGCGTGTGCAGCACGAAGCGCCGCTCCATGCCGAGATTGAGCGCCACCTGCAGGGCCTTGATGGTGTCGTCGCGGCAATCCGGGTAGCCGGAATAGTCGGTCTCGCACATGCCGCCGACCACGTGCCGGAGCCCCCGCCGGTAGGCGAGCGCCGCCGCGAAGGTCAGGAACACGAGGTTGCGGCCGGGCACGAAGGTGTTGGGCAGACCCGACGCCTCGTAGCCGATCGCGGCCTCCCGGGTCAGCGCCGTCTCGGACACCTGCCCGAGGGCGTCGAGGGCGAGCGTGTGGTCCTCGCCGAGGCGGGCTGCCCAGGCGGGATCGAGGGCCGTCGTGCCCGCGCGCAGGGCCGCGCGGCGGTCGAGCTCGACCCGGTGGCGCTGCCCGTAGTCGAAGCCGAGGGTCTCGACGCGGTCGAACCGGTCCAGCGCCCAGGCCAGGCAGGTGGCCGAATCCTGGCCGCCGGAGAACAGCACCAGCGCGGCGCGGTCGCCGGCGATCGCGGTCTCACGCGCCATCGTACTCGGCCCAAGACATCGGGGTCTCGGCGACCCGCACGAGCGCGAGGCCCGGCAGGTCCGGCCGGAGGCGCTGCCAGATCCAGGCGGCGATGTTCTCGGCGGTCGGGTTCTCCAGCCCCTCGATCTCGTTGAGGCAGTGGTGGTCGAGCCGGGCGAGCAGCGGCCCGAAGATCGACTCGATGTCGTAGAAGTCGATCACCCAGCCGGTATGGGGATCGACCGGGCCAGCGACCGTCAGCTCGACCCGGTAGGAATGCCCGTGCATCCGGTGGCAGCGGTGGGTCTCGGGCACGTTCGGCAGCCGGTGGGCCGCCTCGAAGGTGAAGGCTTGGGTGATCTTCATGGGAGGGTTCGCGGGTAAGGCCGATCTCGCCCCCGCCATAGCGCCGACGGGCGGTCCCGCGCAAAGGCGGGCTGCCCTGCGTTCGGCGGCTCGGCCGGGGATCAGGCCCCGGCGCCCGCCTCCGACCACTGCGCGTACCACGCCTTGAACAGGCGCAGCTGCGTCTCCGCGTAGTGGCGCTGGCCGGCGCTCAGCGCGTCGGTGGCGTTGAAGTGGAGCGCGTATTCCGGGTTCCCCTCCAGCACCATCAGGTGCTTGTAGTAGAGGACGAGGTCGGTCCCCTCGTCGAAGCTCGACAGGATCGCCAGCGCGGCGTCGAGTTCCTCGGCCCGGCGCCGGGCCCGGACGTCGCCCGCGGCGGCCTTCTCGCACAGGCCGACGAGGTGGAGCACCTCCCGCGGCAGGACGTTGCCGATGCCCGTGATGGCGCCCCGGGCGCCGCAATTGACGTAGCCGTGCACCACCTGGGTATCCACCCCGACCATCAGGGTGATGTCGGGCGACTGGCCGGTGATGTGCTCGGCCGCGTAGGTGAGCGAGGCGGCGCCGCCGAACTCCTTGAAGCCGACGAGGTGCGGGTAGCGGGCGCGCAGGCGGAAGAACAGGTCCGCCCGGGTCTCGAACCCGTAATAGGGGCTGTTGTAGATCACCGCCGGCAGGTCGACGGCCGCCTCCAGGATGCCGCCGAAATGCGCCTCCTGGGCCGCGGCCGAGCTGCCGCGCGACAGGACCCGCGGGATGATCATCAGGCCGTGGGCGCCGGCCGCCTTGGCGTGGGCCGCGAGCGCCGCGGCCCGCTTCGGATTCTGGGCGCCGGTCCCGACGATCACCGGCACGCCGGCCGCGAGCAGCCGCTCGACGCCCGCCATCCGCTCCTCGTCGGTGAGCAGCGGCCAGTCGCCCATCGAGCCGCAGTAGACGACCGCCGACATGCCGGCATCGACGAGTTCCCGCCCCTTGCGCGCGAGAGCGTCGAGGTCGGGCGTCCGGTCCGGCCGGCAGGGCGTCATCAGGGCCGGGATCGTGCCGGAGAAGATGTGTCGATCGAAGGCCATCGCCGGCTCGCCTGCTGGGAGGTGGGATCGTCCCGGGCGGCCTTGCGGGCCTCGCGGGGCGGCACGCCTCTCCATGGCAGCGACGCGCAGGTCTGGCAAGGATTTTATACAATCTCGGTCGAGCGGGTCGGGACCGGCGCGGCGCCGAGGAACGCCATCAGCGCGGCGGCGACGTGGTCGATATGGTCGGTCAGGAGGGCGCAGGCGGCCGAGGCGTGGCCGTTCCGGCACAGCCGGACGATCTCGCGGTGCTCGCGGTCGGCCCGCTCCAGCTCCGCGCTGTCGGTGGAGAGCTGCAGGCGCGTGTAGCGGTCGCACTCGGCCAGCAGGGAGCCGACCAGCCCGAGGGCGCGGGGGCGCTCCGCGCGGCCGTAGAGGAGGAGGTGCAACTCCGTGTTGAGGGCGCCCCAGCGCGCCGTCGCGCCGGCTCGCAGCGCCGCGGCGTACTCCTCCAGCAGGGCGTCGGCCCGGGCGTAGTCGTCGTCGGTCAGGCGGGGCGCCGAGAGGGCCAGGAGGCGCGGCTCGAGGGCGCCCCGGAGCTCGAGGGCCTCCGCCGCGTCCGCCGGCGAGAGCGGCGCCACCATGGCCCCGCGGTGGGGCAGGATGCGCACGAGGCCCTCGGCCTCCAGCTGGAACAGGGCTTCCCGCACCGGGATTCGGCTGGCCCCGAACTCCGCCGCGAGGCCGTCCTGGCGGAGCTGCGAGCC from Methylobacterium sp. NMS14P includes:
- a CDS encoding ABC-type transport auxiliary lipoprotein family protein, with translation MVRSSHIAAAALLAALLGGCGGAAPLTFDLAALPAAGRPIAAGRSIAVSEPVSIQPFEADRIIVRENGGALSFLGGGQWADRLPRLIQTRLIQSLENSGRLRSVSRPGDKVVADYQLISEIRAFDVQSGTGEAVVDLSLKLVADGTGKVAAARIFTARVPVSKIDAGSGARALDQALSIVLADVVRWVNSGR
- a CDS encoding helix-turn-helix domain-containing protein, translating into MQDQAERPDRARGRDLLTGAQVLSGQLGKTIQRLRKAYNLSLSELAEQSGVAKSIISQIERNETNPTLATIWRLSQALDVSIERVLAAGDEEPFIEKTSRADTPILVSEDGKVRLAIIGWLKTIEWLQWYEVTADPGGVLDSDPHQRGSVESLSVTEGAFEVEIGGVVQRARAGETLRYRCDRPHLVRCTDGPARATMVVIMKAAVME
- the thiD gene encoding bifunctional hydroxymethylpyrimidine kinase/phosphomethylpyrimidine kinase encodes the protein MSGPAPIAVTIAGSDSGGGAGIQADLKTFSALGVYGASVITALTAQNTTGVQGIHDVPAEFVARQIDSVFSDLAVRAVKIGMLSQTAVIAAVAEGLARHAGSIPVVLDPVMVATSGDRLITDAAVATLRERLLPRADLITPNLPEAAVLLGEPVAADAAAIVAQARRLVTLGARAVLIKGGHGTGRESIDHLVTADGALRTLSAPRIATRNTHGTGCTLSAAVAAGLAQGLALPEAVAEAKAYLTAALAAADSLAVGTGHGPVHHFHAVWS
- the thiE gene encoding thiamine phosphate synthase; amino-acid sequence: MPASATSPATSPATGSRAVDLRLYGLLDVGVCGADGARLAELGAEAVAGGCTLLQYREKDIADARAALARIRAILAAVDGRVPVLVNDRVDLALAAGADGVHLGQGDLHPADARRLLGEGAIIGLTLKKPAQADELYRLPVDYACIGGVFATTSKDNPDPPVGLDGFASIAFRARLARGAGLPLGAIAGIGLDNAAAVVAAGADGVAVITALFGAESVRQRARDLRARIDGALAERAGAR
- a CDS encoding NUDIX hydrolase, which encodes MKGAAAQTDARGGQAPPERSSVGLVAVIVAATKGEPRALTIRVPDQAPGRGDGLPAGPLVPEHATLERGLRAWVERQTHQRLGYVEQLYTFGDRDRSGTATVSGVHSLSVAYLALVREERPAGIAEAAWQNWYRYLPYEDFRQGRPRQLDAIEARLAAWASEPEDCATRTRRLDRLGLTFGMNGGTWNEERVLERYELLFEAGLIPEARGNPGPALPNDPTGVPMAFDHRRVLATAIGRLRGKIKYRPVVFELMPPEFTLLQLQKTVEALSGTQLHKQNFRRLVAQQGLVEETESVTSGAAGRPARLVRFRREVLLERPAPGLRLPSRRAG
- a CDS encoding serine hydrolase, with amino-acid sequence MQRARSRRRLVRACLALGLIAAGPGAGSAGTLTRAQVEAQLPALEALAQRAVDAGAVPGLAVAVVLGDETLLLKGYGLRQAGKPEPVGPDTVFQIASLSKPVTATIVAALVGDGVVDWDSRVADLDPAFQLREAYPTAQVTVRDFLNHRSGLPGTAGDDLEAIGFGRDAILHRLRLAPPASSFRAGYAYSNFGFTEGAVAAAKPTGRPWEAVARDRLFRPLGMTATGTTHAEFLSRSDRAALHVRVGGVWTAAVERNPDAQAPAGGVSGPVRDLARWLRLVIGNGRFEGAQRVAAAALAQTHVPLMARGRNPVTGGASFYGLGWNVEYGRHGLVWGHAGAFSAGAQTLVSIHPEAGLGILVLTNAFPSGVPEGLADSFADLVFDGRVGRDWVQAWGAAYENLFAPGIAADKAAYGTPPAPPAAPLALSAYVGRYANAYVGEAVVAEADGALTLTVGPAGARRYPLRHFDRDLFLSFPDAEAPDRPSAVRFAIGSDGRAAALTVDALDASGGLGTLARRD
- a CDS encoding DUF333 domain-containing protein; translation: MTRMIGPWSAPAAWPVRALAVCTALAGSGPALALENPASAFCATMGGQTILAKLPDGGTVGLCALPGRKIVEEWTLYRMLHGVKPAPDADPFR
- the panB gene encoding 3-methyl-2-oxobutanoate hydroxymethyltransferase, translated to MSQVVQSRRLRAVDIGKRKAEGRKIIALTAYHAHTAGIVDPYCDFILVGDSLGMVMHGMESTIPVTLEMMILQAQAVIRGTQKALVVVDMPFGSYEASREQAFLSASRVLKETGAGAIKMEGGAHFAETVAFLVQRGVPVMGHIGLTPQAVNTMGGFKVQGRAPDDERRLLEDARTISEAGAFAIVLEGIVEPVARAIATSPQVTAATIGIGASAVCDGQILVLEDMLGLSERTPKFVRQFGSLRTHIEDAVKAYADEVRAGRFPADDHTYG
- a CDS encoding rhodanese-like domain-containing protein; the protein is MRRLLLTGRAAAACAALLCLAAAPADSPVNVPEPEGLYAGPPKGYTPPTLKGAAVVDADAVAALIAGPDKPVLLDVAAPDRKPSNFPEGRLWLPVHPSIPGAVWMPEAGAEPLAPAREALFYARVAALTGGDTAKPVVVFCHVECWGSWNAAKRLVLKGYTGVRWFPEGVEGWQEMHETANLTVDPDWKAGAEPQAGR